The following coding sequences lie in one Marispirochaeta sp. genomic window:
- a CDS encoding amidohydrolase family protein produces the protein MKLFTNARFHSMDAPDDSYFALLECNGFIEELYRRPEDIPGAADAEIIDLDGAWVYPGFTDTHTHAFDGGLYSLCLDLGRCSSLREVLEALAEIRPLGGLAFAWNLDIHRITEGRFPDIEELDRVLPDIPLIVKRVDGHSCIVNSAALKAIPWRSGRAPDSFPLTREVSREASAWFQSMVDEEGILSAYDSAGKTAIKAGLTRVHTMVGDGGRDPRHFELLRDNLDRFGVDFVPYPQISDVRKALELGSPRVGGCLLSDGSIGSHTAALNSPYADRPDSSGELYQDDGHWYRFIRDAHRAGLQACVHAIGEAAVEQIAGVLKRVYTEDPKALRHQIIHCEMVSNRSLELLQGLPAAAPVQPAFDALWGGPGGLYEKHLGRERLDRCNRYASLSRAGVLVTGGSDWYITPLDPLGGIRAAVKLSNTAERLSIFDALRLYTVNAAKLIGMEARQGYLRKGYECDLSIVSGPAEIEESRIIGVVNKGKLLFLSERA, from the coding sequence ATGAAACTCTTCACAAACGCCCGCTTTCATTCCATGGATGCCCCGGATGACAGCTATTTTGCTCTGTTGGAGTGCAACGGGTTCATAGAAGAACTCTACCGCCGACCTGAGGATATTCCCGGCGCTGCGGATGCTGAGATAATCGATCTTGACGGTGCCTGGGTGTATCCGGGGTTTACCGATACCCATACTCATGCCTTCGACGGCGGTCTTTATTCCCTCTGCCTGGATCTGGGCCGTTGCAGCAGTCTCAGGGAGGTTCTGGAAGCCCTGGCGGAGATCCGGCCTTTGGGAGGACTTGCCTTTGCCTGGAACCTGGACATTCACAGGATTACTGAAGGGCGCTTCCCGGATATTGAAGAACTCGACAGAGTTCTGCCGGATATCCCTCTTATTGTGAAGCGGGTGGACGGTCACTCCTGTATAGTAAACAGCGCTGCTCTTAAGGCGATTCCCTGGAGAAGCGGCAGAGCCCCGGACAGCTTTCCCTTGACCAGGGAGGTCAGCCGGGAGGCTTCGGCCTGGTTCCAGAGCATGGTAGACGAGGAGGGGATCCTTTCCGCCTATGATTCTGCTGGTAAAACAGCAATAAAAGCGGGACTCACGAGGGTCCATACCATGGTGGGCGACGGCGGCCGGGACCCGCGGCATTTTGAACTGCTGCGGGACAACCTGGACCGCTTTGGGGTCGATTTTGTTCCCTATCCCCAGATAAGCGATGTCAGGAAAGCCCTGGAGCTGGGATCTCCCCGGGTCGGGGGCTGTCTGCTCAGTGACGGCTCTATCGGCAGTCATACAGCAGCTTTGAATTCCCCCTACGCCGATCGCCCGGACAGCAGCGGGGAGCTCTATCAGGATGACGGCCACTGGTACCGGTTTATCCGGGACGCCCACCGGGCGGGACTGCAGGCCTGTGTACATGCCATAGGGGAGGCGGCGGTAGAGCAGATAGCCGGGGTGTTGAAGCGGGTCTACACGGAGGACCCCAAAGCTCTGCGGCATCAGATCATCCATTGCGAGATGGTCAGCAACAGGAGCCTGGAGCTTCTTCAGGGACTTCCGGCGGCGGCTCCGGTACAGCCGGCTTTTGACGCCCTCTGGGGAGGCCCGGGAGGATTGTACGAAAAACATCTTGGAAGGGAGCGGCTGGACCGATGCAACCGCTATGCATCTTTATCGCGCGCTGGAGTGCTGGTGACCGGCGGATCGGACTGGTACATAACACCCCTGGATCCTTTGGGAGGAATACGGGCCGCTGTCAAGCTCTCCAATACAGCGGAAAGACTCTCAATCTTTGATGCCCTTCGACTGTATACGGTAAACGCTGCGAAGCTTATTGGCATGGAAGCCCGGCAGGGATACCTGCGCAAAGGCTATGAATGCGACCTGAGTATTGTCTCCGGTCCGGCGGAAATCGAAGAAAGCAGGATAATTGGGGTAGTGAATAAGGGAAAACTCCTGTTCCTGTCTGAGCGGGCTTGA
- a CDS encoding LON peptidase substrate-binding domain-containing protein, whose product MVRVQRIPLFPLNLVLFPKMPLPLHIFELRYRRVIRRCTEEHEEFGVLLHTGKELTRVGCTARVEGVIREYGDGRFDILSLGHERFRVQRFFKDQSHLEAEVQFFQDDPVPPAELPRLQELSAAAARELMELAAMEDFSIDEKLLQSLNPEAVSLLICSTQLFPLEDKQILLESRDTKQRLEQAVARTGERIKQRRAEKKIEELLGGKLDFSSLIN is encoded by the coding sequence ATGGTACGAGTTCAGCGAATACCTTTGTTTCCACTCAATCTTGTACTGTTCCCGAAAATGCCCCTGCCTCTGCATATCTTCGAATTGCGATACCGCCGCGTGATACGCCGCTGCACAGAAGAGCATGAAGAGTTCGGTGTACTGCTGCATACAGGAAAAGAGCTGACCCGGGTCGGTTGCACAGCACGGGTTGAAGGTGTTATTCGGGAATACGGAGACGGTCGCTTCGACATTCTATCCCTCGGGCATGAACGCTTCAGGGTACAGCGCTTTTTCAAAGACCAGTCGCACCTGGAAGCTGAGGTTCAGTTTTTTCAGGATGATCCGGTGCCCCCTGCGGAGCTTCCACGGCTGCAGGAACTCTCCGCTGCGGCCGCCCGGGAACTGATGGAACTTGCCGCCATGGAAGATTTCAGCATCGATGAAAAACTGCTGCAGAGCCTTAACCCGGAAGCTGTCTCACTCCTGATTTGCAGTACCCAGCTTTTCCCGCTGGAAGACAAACAGATACTTCTTGAATCCCGGGACACAAAACAGAGGCTTGAACAGGCCGTTGCACGAACAGGCGAGAGAATAAAGCAGCGCCGGGCGGAGAAGAAGATCGAGGAGCTTCTTGGAGGAAAACTTGATTTCTCCAGCCTGATTAATTAA
- a CDS encoding uroporphyrinogen decarboxylase family protein, whose protein sequence is MLPEQWNTLKRLIRGEETKVNTALIVDSPWIPPFLNISTAEYLKNPTLHFQSNMKIIREYPEIIFFPGFWVEMGMAAEPSGYGTPVEYYDNQPPTIKHIIEDISEIDRLKQPNPARDGLMPDILKRYKELRPLVRAEGMDINIIAARGPMTLASHLMGVTNFLVGLKTEPELTHRLMKMTTETVIQWLKAQAEVLPEVQGIFVLDDIMGFLCDEDYLEFAHDYFKEIFSLPAELKVLHNDTPNPVSFKYLTDLGIDMFNFSHQVPIPDLRQLVGDKIVLMGNISPLDIMVNGSEEEVYAAANTCIQQNGGNPRFLLSAGGGVSMGTPESTLKGIIRAINDANRE, encoded by the coding sequence ATGTTACCGGAACAATGGAATACCCTGAAGAGACTTATCCGGGGAGAAGAAACAAAAGTCAATACCGCTTTAATCGTGGACAGTCCCTGGATACCTCCGTTTCTTAATATCTCCACCGCGGAGTATCTGAAGAATCCGACTCTGCACTTTCAATCCAACATGAAGATTATCCGGGAGTATCCCGAGATCATCTTTTTTCCCGGTTTCTGGGTAGAGATGGGAATGGCTGCCGAGCCCTCCGGCTACGGCACACCGGTGGAGTATTACGACAATCAGCCTCCTACAATAAAGCACATAATAGAGGATATCAGCGAAATTGACCGTCTGAAGCAGCCCAACCCGGCCAGGGATGGACTGATGCCGGATATCCTGAAGCGCTACAAGGAGCTGCGCCCTCTGGTTCGGGCGGAAGGTATGGATATCAATATTATTGCCGCCCGGGGGCCTATGACCCTGGCTTCACATTTAATGGGGGTAACCAATTTCCTGGTGGGACTCAAAACAGAACCCGAATTGACTCACCGTCTTATGAAAATGACAACGGAAACTGTCATTCAGTGGCTGAAAGCACAGGCGGAGGTTCTACCCGAGGTGCAGGGCATTTTTGTTCTGGACGACATAATGGGATTCCTGTGCGATGAGGATTACCTGGAGTTTGCTCATGACTATTTTAAGGAGATATTTTCTCTGCCGGCAGAGCTTAAAGTACTCCATAACGATACTCCCAACCCGGTTTCTTTCAAGTATCTTACAGATCTTGGGATTGATATGTTCAATTTTTCTCACCAGGTACCCATTCCGGATTTGCGGCAGCTTGTGGGAGACAAAATCGTTCTGATGGGGAACATCTCTCCTCTGGATATCATGGTAAACGGCAGCGAGGAAGAGGTCTACGCGGCCGCGAACACCTGTATTCAGCAGAACGGAGGGAATCCCCGATTTCTGCTCTCCGCCGGCGGCGGAGTTTCCATGGGAACTCCGGAATCTACCTTGAAAGGCATTATACGGGCGATAAACGACGCAAACAGGGAATAA
- the hflX gene encoding GTPase HflX — protein sequence MNRTEHEAEGILSTFAETALLIVPRFSGQSDHDCSAALAELKSLTDTMGLAVQDGIVALVREPKSRYLFGSGKAREIAELADDLEVDCIIFDEDLSPSQQRNWEALTRRCVIDRHEVILDIFATRASTREAVLQVGLARMEYSLPRLTRAWTHLSRQRGGRRGTRGEGETQLEVDRRIVLRKIARMKEELVQVRRNRTTMRKQRESVPVPTAAIVGYTNAGKSSLLHKLTGADLLIEDKLFATLDPTTRRIKLEGGNELLLTDTVGFIRKLPHDLVDAFKSTLEETVLADFLLHILDASNPEVEDHMNVTRQVLQEIGAGEKPVLTCFNKIDVCDEMTRDHLMLQYPGAVFFSVHTGEGLEKLPLALEEMLYSGLEVDRFLIPPDRHDLVALVHRNGKVRREEYSEAGILMVAMVPAKVRGLLKEYRAGKDQNVRI from the coding sequence ATGAACCGGACCGAACATGAAGCCGAAGGTATCCTTTCCACCTTTGCAGAAACCGCCCTCCTTATTGTTCCCCGCTTTTCCGGCCAGAGCGATCATGACTGTTCCGCAGCCCTGGCCGAGCTGAAAAGCCTGACAGACACCATGGGCCTTGCAGTCCAGGATGGTATAGTCGCACTTGTACGTGAGCCGAAATCACGGTACCTTTTCGGCAGCGGCAAAGCCCGGGAGATCGCGGAGCTTGCGGATGACCTGGAGGTGGACTGCATTATTTTTGATGAAGATCTGTCACCCTCGCAGCAGCGGAACTGGGAGGCCCTTACCCGGCGCTGTGTTATCGACCGGCACGAGGTAATTCTCGATATCTTCGCCACCCGGGCCTCAACCCGGGAAGCAGTGCTGCAGGTGGGCCTGGCAAGGATGGAGTACTCCCTGCCCAGGCTGACCCGTGCCTGGACCCACCTGAGCCGGCAGCGGGGAGGACGCCGGGGAACCAGGGGCGAAGGTGAGACCCAGCTCGAGGTAGACCGTCGTATTGTGCTGCGGAAAATCGCCCGTATGAAGGAAGAGCTGGTTCAGGTCCGCCGTAACAGGACAACCATGCGCAAGCAGCGCGAATCAGTGCCTGTTCCGACGGCGGCAATTGTCGGCTACACCAACGCCGGAAAGTCTTCGCTGCTCCATAAGCTGACCGGCGCGGATCTCCTGATCGAAGACAAACTCTTTGCAACCCTGGATCCCACCACCCGCAGAATAAAGCTCGAGGGAGGCAACGAACTGCTCCTGACGGATACCGTCGGCTTTATCCGCAAGCTGCCCCATGATCTTGTGGACGCCTTTAAGTCGACTCTGGAAGAGACGGTGCTGGCGGATTTTCTGCTGCATATTCTGGATGCCTCGAATCCGGAGGTGGAAGATCACATGAATGTAACCCGGCAGGTGTTACAGGAGATTGGTGCCGGCGAGAAACCGGTGCTTACCTGTTTCAATAAAATAGATGTCTGTGACGAAATGACCCGGGATCATCTTATGCTGCAGTATCCCGGGGCGGTCTTCTTTTCTGTCCATACCGGAGAGGGGCTTGAAAAGCTGCCACTGGCCCTGGAGGAGATGCTCTACAGCGGGCTGGAGGTGGATCGATTCCTGATTCCTCCGGATCGGCACGATCTTGTGGCCCTGGTGCACCGTAACGGCAAGGTGAGGCGGGAGGAGTACTCCGAAGCCGGTATTCTGATGGTAGCAATGGTGCCGGCGAAAGTCCGGGGCTTGCTGAAGGAGTACCGGGCCGGAAAGGATCAGAATGTCCGGATTTGA
- a CDS encoding serine/threonine protein kinase: MSGFDSLTPELVLQAVAQAYGMSLESTLTPFPSYINRVYGLRDDDGRDYVTKFYRPGRWSYEAVLEEHQFLEDCREAELPVVVPIADDEGYTLQDVVAVDAEGNEDEFLFALFPKRGGRNFDAEGDDQWLRLGRLLGRLHLAARERDAENRLVLHPQKTTKAHILELTELVPPDLRSEFHDFCLQTVEKISPAFDGLEYHRIHGDCHRGNILDRSEEGLLLIDFDDMAMGPAVQDLWLLLPGRRDECNRELNLLIEGYEEFLPFTRSSLELIEPLRFMRILHYSAWCARQRYDTGFLHHFPGWGSEAYWVKELEDLKDQTRMGLSYL; encoded by the coding sequence ATGTCCGGATTTGATTCTCTCACTCCCGAACTGGTGCTCCAGGCGGTTGCCCAGGCGTATGGAATGTCCCTGGAAAGCACTCTGACCCCCTTTCCCAGCTATATAAACCGCGTCTACGGTCTGCGGGACGATGACGGCCGGGACTATGTTACCAAGTTTTATCGCCCCGGCCGCTGGAGTTACGAGGCGGTACTCGAAGAACACCAGTTTCTGGAGGACTGCCGGGAAGCGGAGCTGCCGGTCGTCGTTCCCATAGCAGACGATGAGGGCTATACCCTGCAGGATGTGGTTGCTGTCGACGCAGAGGGAAACGAGGATGAGTTTCTCTTTGCCCTTTTTCCCAAGAGGGGAGGACGGAACTTTGATGCTGAGGGAGATGACCAGTGGCTGCGGCTGGGACGTCTTTTGGGACGCCTTCATCTGGCTGCAAGAGAACGAGATGCGGAAAACCGCCTGGTGCTGCATCCGCAAAAAACCACAAAAGCTCATATACTGGAACTGACAGAGCTGGTACCTCCGGATCTGCGCAGTGAGTTCCACGATTTTTGCTTGCAGACGGTGGAGAAAATAAGCCCCGCTTTTGACGGTCTTGAGTATCACCGCATTCACGGGGACTGCCACAGGGGAAATATCCTGGACCGTTCCGAAGAAGGCCTTCTGTTGATCGATTTTGACGATATGGCCATGGGGCCGGCTGTTCAGGACCTGTGGCTTTTGCTTCCCGGCCGCCGGGACGAGTGCAACCGGGAACTTAATCTGCTTATTGAAGGGTATGAGGAGTTTCTCCCTTTTACCAGAAGTTCCCTGGAGCTGATAGAGCCTCTTCGCTTTATGCGGATTCTCCACTACAGTGCCTGGTGCGCCCGGCAGCGTTATGACACCGGCTTTCTCCATCATTTTCCCGGATGGGGGAGTGAGGCCTACTGGGTAAAAGAGCTTGAGGACCTGAAGGACCAGACGAGGATGGGATTGTCTTACCTTTAA